Sequence from the Penicillium oxalicum strain HP7-1 chromosome IV, whole genome shotgun sequence genome:
ATGTTGCCAAAATTTCTTCGAGAATAGTAGCCAGGTTGGCCGACGCAAGAGACTTTGCATCAGTCGAATGGTCTCCTATGATGACTGAGCAGTAAAGATCAATCAACGTTTTCCTGTATTGATGCGTCCCAGCAAGCAGCTCAGGCAGCTGCTGCAAAATCCAGCTGCTGACATCAGCGTCGAATTTTGAAACATCGGCGAAGAAAATGGCAGTGTCAGCACCAGACTGAGATATAAGCAACTTTAAAAAGGTGCACCAAGCAAGCGCTCTCCGCAGGAGGGCAGACGCCCGAGTACGACTGACAAGGTTCCAACCCGGTTGCGAAGCATCGAAGCAGTGGCCTAGGACACCGAGAAGCTCGTGCGTATCGTAAACCTCCTTGATAAATTGAGCCAAACGACCTGCAGACAGGTTAGCGCTGGGAAGAAACCCCATTTCTTCGAGCGACATACCCTCGCTCCGAGCGGCGATACTGCGAGTCAGCGCGTCGTTCAATGTCTGAACCAGGCAAGTTGCCACTGCAGGCGATTTGGCGGCTGCGAATAATTTGCTTAGGACCAAGTGCATGGTCTCGAGAAGGTTTGGAAGTTGGTCTTCCACAAAATCAGTGTCAATATCTCCGAGCGTCCAAAGTGATGAAACTCACTGATCCAAAATGCATCCGTTGAGGCGGCAAAGCGACGGAGCGAGTAACGAACACAGAGAGCTATGCCATGGATGTAGTTCTCCGATGCGTCTGCCTGTAGCAGATTCACTAGATACTTCGCATCCTTTAGAATATGTTCTTTTGTCAGTAGTGATGCGTAGACACGAGCAGCGTGCTCGCGAATACCCCAGACTGGGCTTTTGAAGTGGACAAGGACAAGCTCGCGAAGCTTTGAGTCATAGTCATCGCCGACGGAAGGGACCTTTTCGCCAATCAATTCCAGGGCAGGAAAGATACGCTCAGTGACAATGTCTGTGCCATCTTGGGCAGTCGTGCCTTCTGAAGATGCCAGCAATGCTGCCAGCAGCTCAAAGAGACCAGAGTACTTGGGGAAGGAAATTTTTGACCCGGGCTCTGATCCGGAAGCACCTCCGAATCCAGCTACAGCTCCAGGAACCATACGACACATCCTCGTTAATAGGGCGCGGAAAAGCATCAACCCAGAATTGCGGAGAGCCCAGCTGAACACGGAGCGTTAGTGAAAATTATCAAATGGACTCATGGCATCAACCTACATGGGCGATCCAAGGCGTTCAGCGGAGAGCGTGAGTGCCGGCATAATAAAAGGCTCTGTGAAAGGGCCAAGCTTAGTGTTGGTAAAAACATCTTTCAGGCAGTTCATGGCATGAACCTGGGGCAGTTCCAGATACTGCTCCTGTTTGTTGTATTCGACGGCGAGGCGGGAGATTTGGCGGAGATCCTCCATGGCCTCCGCAAAGAAAGGCGTTCTGTGCAAAGAGCACAATATCCCAGTCACAAGTGCAGGCAAGCCCGCGGACCTGCGAGTCAACTTTGAAGCGGACTCGAAAATAGTCGCCCTGGCATCTTGATACCAGCCCTTTGGCAACTCTTGAACGGATGGATCACTTGAGCTCATAGACCGCTCGCAGCAAGTGGCGAATGTTTGGGAAACAGTTGAGAAGGCTCCGCGATGTCGCAATTCGGCAAGCTGAGTGAAACTTGCACGGCCGATTTTTTCAAAGTCTGCGCGCTGAAGTCCGTCTCTACCAGGTGGTCCATATGTCGTGTTGAACAGGGTAGCATGGAGCAAGAGACTGAGAGGTCAGTCAGATTCATTTCGAAAATCGCGAGTTTCGACATACCTGGATTCGCGGAGGGCCCTCCAAGAGTAGGAAAGAATATCCTTCGGTCCTACCGTCAGATCCTCAATGGGATCATCAGTGTGTCCTTCAGGGGAATCAATGCAGAGGACAGGTTTCACCTCTTCCCAGACTCTGTCACAAACGAACATAATACGGTCATGTATAGACCTCCATGACTGAATGTTCGGTCCGTCCGTCAAAAGACTGTAGAAGTTGGGCATTGAGACGATATACCTGTGCGGATGATTAGTGAGAACTTTCGACGATTCTAGTTATTTCAATTTTCGATGACTCACCTGAGTCCGGACATGAAACCATGGAGAGGCGCTTCACGCAGAGTTGCATTGAAGAGACCCTTTGAGGATGAGAGACGCTCCTCCAGTTTGGTCAAGATATGGTTCACAACAGACGTCTTGCTTGACCACCAATCTTCATCGGATGACAACGGGTAGCTTGACGACGCGGCGCAGAAGATGATGTGATACAAACGAGCTACCGTATCCGCATGGTCCGCCCGACTAGTGTTACTAGCGGTGAGCTCAGCGCGGGATAAAGCATCAGTCAAACGCATGGACAACGCCGAGTCTTGATCTACTCGACGTTCGAATCCGTTCACCAATACCTCACGGGGAAAGTAATTGATGATCAAAAGCGCGGTCTGCCTTACTTCCTCGAATGGATCGAGGAGCAAGTCCACCAGGAGTCGAAGGAGCTGAGGCTCAAAGATTTCCATATGATTCTTCCATCGACTTTCAACTTCAGACTTTGCTGGGGGAATATGAGTCCGCGGGTCAAGGTTGGATTCCAGCAAAAGTCTCAGTGCTTTGAGGGCACTGATGTGACGAGGGTACGACGCAGTCACCACCAGATCACTCATCAGGAAATTTAGGTATCTCTTCAAGAACAGAGTGACCTCTTGATCGTTTTTCACAAATCCGGCTGGTAGAGCCGAGTTTGTTGATTCAGATGGTCCGCTGCTATTCCCAGGCTTGAGAATGCCGCTCTTGACGCGAACGATGAGTTTCCTGGTGAGACTCATGATCTCACCTCTGCTGTAAGAGTCCGAGTCCGCATGCATCGACGGGAGGCCGTTCAAAATTGAATTTGTGGCGAGGGAGGTAAAAGGTTTAATGGTCGAGAATGCAGTCACAAGGAGGGACAAGGCCGCAATGCGAATGTTTGGCTCTCGATGGAGCAGAAATTTGCCTAAAACGTCACTTCTCAGAACCAGGGTTTGCGGGCCACCAGTTCTGCTGTTGCTAGACTTCGAGCCGTCATCTGGATGCTATGAGTTAAATCTCGATCTTGGCCCGCATTTTTGTTTCATCGAACTTACAATCTTCGTGTACAAGATTGGTCTTTTTACCGATTTGCAAGACGGCAAACAAAAGAATATACTCCTTATCCTCTGCACCGGTCATATCGCCTGCGACAAGGCTGTCAAGTGGCAATGTTTCCACAAATGCCATGAAGCCATCGGGATCGGCAGAGAAAATCGGCTGCAAAATTTGAGTCGACATAGCTTCCAGGTTATCGGCAATGTGCAACATCATGTAGCGCACAGGGGCTACCCAAACCGAAGACACAGGCTGTTTCGGGGCCTCGACCTTCATTTTCTGCAGTAGCGCACCCAATACATTTCCGCATGCGCCAGATAGCTCACGGCTATTGGTCTGTGTCAGGAGACCTAGCACAAATATCCTTGCAGCTAGTTCCTGCGACACCTGAAGGGAAAGATTCTCGACGGCAGCTGAGGATAGAGCTTCTTCCGCGTTTTCAAAGACATGCTCCCATTTCGGCCGATTGTTCTCGAGCCACTCTTGCAACAGGCCCAGGAATATGGCACTAGAGAGAGCCCCTTTGCGGATACATAATTCAAAGCAGACTAGAGCAGCCTTCAATCGAGATTTCGGGTCGCCAAGTACAATGCTTGGAATCACAGAACCTGTGATTgctttttgaattttttgcttctcggcACCATGAATCCGCTTTCCCAATAGGTTGACCAGCGAGCCCAGGAGCTGCTTCAGTGGCTTTGGTTTTGCATCTTCATACCTACTCATAAACACTTCGAAAACTTCTAGCCAGGTCTCAGATGAAAGAGCCAGGGTCTTGGTATCGTCTACCTTTGACGTTGCTGCAGCATCGAGAAAGGCAGACACGGCATTGCAAGCCGCCGCAGAGTGCAAGTTTGAGAGAGAAGGAGTTGACACTGTTAGCATCAAAGATTGCCAGAGTCGATGCACCTTTCTAATTCTAATTCAGTATTCTCTCCAAATGCTCGCGATTTGAATGTGAACCGTTGTAGACTCACGGACTATCTTCACTGGTCAATGCTAGTTTGACGAGTTGGCCCTTGGCAATGTCTTGCAAAGTCTGTTCGGACAAAAAGTGTACATCTTGCGTGACATCGTCAATATTGACGACGTCAGCACGAGAGTTTTCACGATGCATTGCCGAACAGGAGGCCGTTCGGCATGACCCGTCAGTAATCCTAATTGGTCGAGTATTGGACTTTTCgataactttttttttagcgATTTTCGTGGACATCCAAGTCTTGCCCGCATTCTACATGCTGCCTCAGGCATTCAAATTGGTCCATTGCGTGGCCGCGGGACTTCCCAATGGGGAGTCAATTCGGGTGAACTAATTTCCGTGACACCCCAGTCACGGGACCGAAGTTTTTGCTGGCGGCCCGGCACTCGGTGGAGCTGTGATCAAGGGACTGTCAAGTTCGTCCATCTTCTCCGTACTTCGCTCACTGTCGCGTACCCTTAATATCGTCATCTCTCTTGCgtgcttcatcatcatggctaTCTGGGATAACTTGAGCGGTCGTAAGGAGACTACGGCGCCCTCTCCGTATGATGCATCGAATGCGCAAGATGCGACCTCATTCTTGTCCGAAGTCGCCATTCCCGACCCCAGTCAATTGCATCCCCTGGCTGGCTTGAATCAAGATACTCTCGATTATCTGACTCTCGAAGATTCTGCTCTTGACTCTCTTCCCGGCTCTCGCTCCGTTCTGCCATCTCGCGGCTGGTCCGACGACCTTTGCTATGGTGCCGGCACTACGTACTTGGTCGCCTTGACTGTCGGTGGCGCATGGGGTCTTGCGGAAGGATTGAACAAAACACCAGTCACAGCTCCTCCCAAGATTCGTCTGAACGGTGTACTGAACTCGATCACCCGCCGTGGTCCCTTCCTGGGCAACTCCGCCGGTGTTGTGGCGATGGTCTACAACGGGTTCAACTCGGCCATCGGCTACGCTCGGGGCAAGCACGATGCCGCTAACAGTGTTGCGGCGGGTGCCCTGAGTGGCATGCTCTTTAAGAGCACGCGTGGTGTCAAACCCATGATGATCTCTGGAGGCATTGTAGCGTCCATCGCGGGCGCATGGGCTGTATGTATACCCAGGGAATCCGATTCCCATCTTTGACTCCGAGCTAACCGCAATTgcttcttccccttcagGTTACGCGCAAGGCTCTTTTCTAAAATAATTACGACACGACTGTCTCTTGTCCACCCACTATACCACGGATACCTCAACTCTCCatgcctcttcctcctccataACACCCACGATCTCAGCGGCCCCCGATCCGCCGCCCGCTTCTTTCCACCTGCAATGTATTACAACGGCTTTTTCGATTCTTTTCCCTTGCAGATCTCTTCACTCTGGCGCTTAAAGCATCCATGTTTCGCATTTCTGCGTGGGCTGGGATTTGGGGTGTGTTTCTGGACCTGTATTTTGTACccgcttcttttttttccctttcctttgcTTCCGTGTACATAGAAAAGCCTATTGCATCACTGGGCCTCTTTGACCATAGCATCTGGCTCCGAGTGCCTCGTCTTGTAGCCTTGATTCGGCGAAGGCTTCCAATAGAGAAATCACATGTATTGACTATTCACCTTCCAGTTTGGCGGAACTATCCACGACGAACGGGTCGGGTCTAATAGTAGCGTGCTCACGTCAACCACTAGCTAGGGCCGATGCCTGCCGGAGATAAAATGGGCCCTGATTCATAGTATGTATTTGCATTGTGTGGAGAGTATTCCACCTGTACTCTCGATTGAGAGTTCGACTCTTGTCTCCCACGTTTGATGGAACCGCGGCTTCACAGCGCGTGCAAGTCTGGACCACTAAGCCGCAAGACTACAAAGACACGAGCGTCGGCCAGTGCTTGCGGCTCAATTTGAACAGCGCATGGAGCACGAAGCCGGGGATGCCACATGCATGCTCTCAGTCATTCGTACAGTCGACCCAGTACTATTTTGGCTGGGGTCATTCCTTGGTACACTCTATCTTGCCCCTGTAGTGATCACACCCCGTACTCTTGCCCCACCGTTGATCAAGCCATCGACATTAAGCCGGACATGATCTACAAGCGTAATGGATTGGTTGTGGGAGCCGCCTGTGTCTAGATGCGAATTTATGCTTAATGGTATCCACAGTGGACATGACTTGAACCCGAAACTATCATCGTGAGCGTGATGGAGAGAGAACTGCGAAAATCGAAATTGCATCCATGAGAGAAGCCTGCATGTTTCAAGAATCGCAGAGGACCGTCCAAGcaggagatgagaatgacaCGTCGAATCATCGGCAAGGCGCTTCTCGACGCACATTACGAAGGCTTAGGCTCAGCTGCCACAATTTACGCCATCGTGGTCCTTTGTCTCAGTGTAGGTATCAGTCACTGCCCCGAGCTGGTGCTCGCTCCCTGCAACTACTAGTCCTTGGACATTGGACAACTACTGGGCCACAGGCGGCGCTGACCTGCCCGCGACCGACTTGAGTCATGATCGTTGCAAGTCGTCCGGCGTCCTGATCGATAAGCTCACGACACCTCAGTGTTCAGAGTGCATCGACAATCTTCTCAACGGCATCCAACCCGTGCACTGACGGATTAGCCGTCGGACTGCGGTCTGCGGAACCTCGGACGGCGGAGATCTGGCAGaacataaaaaaaaaagaaaaccaaaaggaaccccccccccccctttagATCCAAAACCAACCCCAGGAGGAGACTCAACAAAATCTGGCCCGCTGCCTAATGCGGAGTGGCGAATTGGACAGACCCAGGCATCATCGGCGACATCCACCTTTATCTCCACCTCGAGGCCAAACCTCTGGTCGCGAAGAAAGGCACGCGTCACGTATTTCATTTCCAGAATCATCCACGCTAAGGTGAGAGGAAGAATTCCCGACGCAAATCTGACTCCGGGCTCACACGGAGTCTCCCTTACGATTTCGTCGGGATGCCGGCGAGCGAACAATCAGCAACCAGCAATGTGAGAGTACCCAAAACCCGCACCAAGACCTTCACGGGATGCTGGACATGTCGATCTCGTCGAGTAAAATGCGATGACGAGCGTCCCGTGTGTCGTCGCTGTCGCCAAAGTGGCTGGCACTGTCAGGGATACGGCCTGCGTCTGGGATGGTCCCAATCGCCCGGCAGCCGATCTCAGCGACGACAGACGCAGTGGTCCGCGCTCCAACTGTTGCCGAACTTGTCCTCGGCGGCCGTCAACGCGCTTCTGGCCGAGTTGGATGGTTGGTCCGGAGAGGGGCCCTCGCAGGAAAGAGGACCATTTACAgtcttctccatcgccaaTCTGGATGCCGAAGGGACTGGGGGCGAGGTTGGGTCGTCAGATACCCCGCAGAGCAACTCCGcatcctcctcggccgcATCACCAGGCACGGAAAATGCGCTCGATGTCTGCGATAGCGGTACACCACTCCCGCTAAGGCCGTCGTCCAGGGACCGTCGCATCAGGGCGACGACGACAGATTCGTCGTCACCCGAGGCAGACTCGCTGATTGACGATTCCTGCGCTGCCCCGTCCTCACGTTCGTCGCCGTACGAGCGGCTCTCGGCCACTCCGAGTGAGATCGAGGAAGTTGTGCGAGACGATCTCCCGACAACGCTCCCCAAATTGAGCACCAACGCCAGTCACTATGTTCGGACAGCCTTGACTCTCTCTTCTCTATCATCAAGGAATCCATCTCCCACGATGGCGATCAATCCGATCCCGCTTCCACGACCTGAAGCTGAACTCTTACACCATTGGAATACCTTTCTCTCTGGGAATATGCTTCTAACAGATTCCCCCAACAACCCCTGCCGAACCGTATTTTTACCCATGGCTCTCAAGGGACTCGAGGTCGCTCCCAAGGAACCAAGTATACACCTCTCTATTCTTCACGCCATCTGTGCTTCCTCCGCCTTCAGTCTGGCTCACCTCCGTCAAGATACGCGGTATCAGTCGCTCGCCACGCATCACGACCAACTCGCCCTCCGCCATTTACGACATAACCTGGCACGCGGCATTCGGCTCGACGAACCGGCCTTGGCGGCAGTGCTGAGCTGTATCACGGCCGAGGCCATGTCGGGACGGAGGCGCCGTTGGAGAGCTCACGTCACCGGTGGACTGGGTCTCTTGGAAAATGAAATCCGTAGAGGGTGGGTTCCGGGTCCGGCTGGGTCTCGTCTGATCCAGAGctatctctctctttccctgCTCTCCAATCTGCCCGTGTCACCTTATTTGATGTCTCTGTTGAATGATTCCCCGGATGTTCGCCATTACTTGGAGCAATATCACGGGATCAACGGGCCGTTGGTGCAATTCCTAGCCTACATCACCTCCCTGGCCGAGTCCAAATCCCCCATCCCCGCCGACGAGCTAGATCGTCTCGAGATGCAGCTCCATCGCCACTCCTCCTTACTCTCTTTTACTACTGGTCCCAGTTCGACGATCATCCAACATGCTCTGAACTCATTCTACTATGCAACCATCATCTACTTCCGTCGGAACTTGCGCCGTGCGCCCCCTTCCGACGTGCAAGATCTCGTGGAAAAGGCCGTCCAGGAGCTGGAAGCAGTCGAGATGATCAGTAACGAAAAGGGAGGCTGTGCCTACAACTGGGCCAATTTCGTCGTCGCTGCTGAATGTGAGCGTGCGGACCTTCGAGCCCGCATGGCCGCCGCCTTTGATCGGAAGAGTCGACATGGCATCCACAACATCAAAGTGATGAGTGAGGTGGTTCAAGAGCTGTGGCAAAGGCGGGACTATGCAGTTGGAATAGACATTCACTGGCAAGAAATCGCCCAGGAGGCGGATTTCGATATCATGCTGGTTTAGCACGGGGGTGGAGTCTGCGCCGCGCGAGAGTCTTTTTTACCCGAGCAGTTGAGAACCGTGCCTCCCACTCTCCCCGCTGGCCCAAGGCCATTCGGGACTGAGGCTTTAAATATTTATACCCAACGATCTTAATGTATATCTGGATGTACACATTGCTCAATGTTTTAGCTTTGACGGGGCAGTCCCATTCTACCTCGGGTGAGAATGTTGCATGTCCGTCCCGACTATATATTCGGGCAGGCCATTGGACTGCCTATATTCATGTAGAACATCCAGCGTCGACATGACTTCATCCGGGCACCTCATCCATTGAACTACGCCTGCATCTTTGACAGATATCCACTCGTTCGGGGAAGAGTGACGATCGAACCTCTTAGTTGAAAGCTGGGCCGGGCCGAAGTAGGTGATGTCCCAGTTGCGTAG
This genomic interval carries:
- a CDS encoding Mitochondrial import inner membrane translocase subunit tim23 yields the protein MAIWDNLSGRKETTAPSPYDASNAQDATSFLSEVAIPDPSQLHPLAGLNQDTLDYLTLEDSALDSLPGSRSVLPSRGWSDDLCYGAGTTYLVALTVGGAWGLAEGLNKTPVTAPPKIRLNGVLNSITRRGPFLGNSAGVVAMVYNGFNSAIGYARGKHDAANSVAAGALSGMLFKSTRGVKPMMISGGIVASIAGAWAVTRKALF